The following coding sequences are from one Candidatus Omnitrophota bacterium window:
- the tmk gene encoding dTMP kinase gives MKKGVFITFEGGDGCGKSTQAGLLAAALKKKGHKVVRTREPGGSLFCEHLRKLLLDPEHKVFPLAELMLYEASRAGHTAEVIRPALDKGHIVICERYSDATIAYQGYGRGLNM, from the coding sequence ATGAAAAAAGGCGTATTCATCACTTTTGAAGGCGGCGACGGCTGCGGTAAATCAACTCAGGCGGGGCTGCTCGCCGCGGCGCTCAAAAAAAAAGGGCATAAGGTTGTCAGGACAAGGGAGCCGGGCGGTTCGCTTTTTTGCGAGCATTTGCGCAAGCTCCTACTGGATCCGGAACACAAGGTTTTTCCTCTCGCGGAACTCATGCTCTATGAGGCTTCCCGGGCAGGACACACCGCCGAGGTTATAAGGCCGGCTCTGGATAAAGGCCATATCGTCATTTGCGAGAGGTATTCCGACGCCACAATAGCTTATCAGGGTTACGGCAGAGGCCTGAACATG